A portion of the Cryptomeria japonica chromosome 5, Sugi_1.0, whole genome shotgun sequence genome contains these proteins:
- the LOC131875851 gene encoding uncharacterized protein LOC131875851 encodes MANNQTSNSQKDANMSYWDEKMRLRWKGLKIPPFIGKGPPSNNTKRAECKWLPPKARWIKLNFDGPSRGNSGDVGLGYCLHNSKGEELAHMAIPMGKSTNNEAELNALVEGINLCKILNVKTINIEGDSSIIINALRKGVMPDWKLNASLTEILTDIRTFDRVIYNHIYIEGNKRDDYLANMGADGKTVIHVAPGIYP; translated from the coding sequence ATGGCAAACAACCAGACCTCTAACAGTCAGAAGGATGCCAATATGTCCTATTGGGATGAGAAAATGAGACTGAGGTGGAAGGGCCTAAAGATTCCACCTTTCATAGGGAAAGGTCCACCATCCAACAACACAAAACGTGCGGAATGTAAGTGGCTACCCCCTAAAGCTAGATGGattaagcttaactttgatgggcCATCTAGGGGCAACTCGGGTGATGTTGGACTTGGTTATTGCCTTCACAATTCAAAAGGAGAAGAATTGGCTCACATGGCCATCCCTATGGGCAAAAGCACAAACAATGAAGCAGAGCTGAATGCATTAGTTGAGGGTATAAATCTATGCAAAATACTGAATGTAAAGACGATTAACATTGAAGGGgactcatcaataatcatcaatgcccttagaaaaggggTGATGCCTGATTGGAAGCTAAATGCTTCCCTAACTGAGATACTGACGGACATCAGAACATTTGACAGGGTCATCTATAACCACATCTACATAGAGGGTAACAAAAGGGATGACTACCTAGCTAACATGGGGGCAGATGGTAAAACAGTGATCCATGTGGCCCCTGGCATCTATCCTTAA